Proteins from one Oncorhynchus tshawytscha isolate Ot180627B linkage group LG16, Otsh_v2.0, whole genome shotgun sequence genomic window:
- the LOC112216623 gene encoding uncharacterized protein LOC112216623: protein MAGEVEGQPKHVFYDDKQLFRQTSTPQENIGPSLHNDCIEKAKLPIKLFSGPWEGTSLWEKKKKREKKKREEKKRKKKKKKTGGLVSASDILRELAQLNLPDTDVKRSCLQSLVFKCGSARLLFSYLTALLCSTGLESLMKKPTRTLCCQSPTQRQEKRVEMRPVCAQLLFAAILWSMPYTGAAAVRSLSKSNRTNHLHLTRPGFESDPDSDWSNLNLTSISVPRIRRRRAISPREINSLLDYHNLVRSQVFPQAANMEIMVWDEQLAKSADSWASRCIWDHGPSQTMRYMGQNLSINSGRYWSIIELVRSWQDEKNSFSYPNTCSGPVCSHYTQMVWANTNKMGCAINKCSNMNVYGSSWRTAVFLVCNYSIKGNWVGEAPYKSGKPCSACPSKYGGSCNRKQCSFSGSKAKAKKRKRY, encoded by the exons GACCGAGTTTACATAATGACTGTATTGAGAAAGCCAAATTGCCTATCAAATTGTTTTCTGGCCCCTGGGAAGGAACATCTCTGTgggagaaaaagaagaagagggagaagaagaagagggaggagaagaagaggaagaagaagaagaagaagacaggagGGCTTGTGAGTGCGTCAGATATCCTGAGAGAGTTGGCCCAGTTAAATCTCCCTGACACAGATGTCAAACGGTCTTGTTTGCAAAGCCTAGTGTTTAAGTGTGGATCTGCTAGGCTTCTCTTCTCCTATCtgactgctctgctctgctctactgggCTAGAATCACTGATGAAG AAGCCTACTAGAACCCTATGTTGCCAGAGCCCGACCCAGAGACAAGAGAAGAGGGTTGAGATGCGTCCTGTTTGTGCTCAGCTCCTCTTCGCTGCCATCTTGTGGTCAATGCCTTACACTGGAGCTGCTGCTGTGCGGAGCCTGTCCAAATCCAACCGGACTAACCATCTCCACCTAACTAGACCTGGTTTCGAGTCAGACCCTGACTCTGACTGGAGTAATCTGAATCTTACCAGCATCAGCGTGCCTCGTATCCGAAGGAGGCGAGCCATCTCCCCCAGAGAAATTAATTCCTTGTTGGATTATCACAACCTTGTCCGCTCCCAGGTCTTCCCTCAGGCTGCCAATATGGAGATCATG GTGTGGGATGAGCAACTGGCTAAATCAGCAGATTCCTGGGCTTCCCGCTGCATATGGGATCATGGACCCTCACAGACCATGAGATATATGGGCCAAAACCTGTCCATCAACTCTGGCAG ATACTGGTCAATCATCGAGCTGGTGAGGTCCTGGCAAGATGAGAAAAACTCCTTCTCCTATCCCAACACATGCAGTGGACCAGTTTGTTCCCACTATACACAG ATGGTCTGGGCCAATACCAATAAGATGGGATGTGCCATCAACAAATGCTCAAACATGAATGTGTACGGGAGCTCTTGGAGGACAGCAGTGTTCCTGGTTTGCAACTACTCTATCAA AGGGAACTGGGTTGGAGAGGCTCCCTATAAGAGTGGCAAACCGTGCTCTGCCTGTCCATCAAAATATGGAGGTTCATGTAACAGAAAGCAGTGTTCCTTCAGTGGTTCAAAAGCCAAAGCCAAGAAAAGAAAAAGGTATTAG
- the LOC112216320 gene encoding hepatocyte nuclear factor 4-alpha isoform X2, protein MDMADYSDALDPAYTTLEFENMQVLSMGSDSSPAESANMNAANHLGAGTLCAICGDRATGKHYGASSCDGCKGFFRRSVRKNHMYSCRFSRQCIVDKDKRNQCRYCRLKKCFRAGMKKEAVQNERDRISTRRSSYEDSSLPSINALIQADVLSRQISSPGPILNGDIRTKKVATITDVCESMKQQLLVLVEWAKYIPAFCDLPLDDQVALLRAHAGENLLIGAAKRSMLYKDLLLLGNDHIIPRNCPEMEVCRVAVRILDELVLSFQELQIDDNEYACLKAIVFFDPDAKGLSDPGKIKRMRYQVQVSLEDYINDRQYDSRGRFGELLLLLPTLQSITWQMIEQIQFVKLFGMAKIDNLLQEMLLGGSATEAPHTPHSLHPHLVQEHLSNNAIVSSNMATSIHNVQISTPGTPIPSPPTVSSSEHYKMAQGVIATVPKHPISIPQLTITKQEAI, encoded by the exons ATGGATATGGCAGACTATAGCGATGCCCTGGACCCAGCCTATACCACCCTGGAGTTTGAAAACATGCAAGTGCTCTCCATGGGCTCAG ACTCCTCGCCGGCTGAGAGTGCCAACATGAATGCAGCCAACCACCTCGGAGCGGGCACCCTGTGTGCCATCTGTGGGGACAGGGCCACGGGCAAACACTATGGGGCCTCCAGCTGTGACGGCTGCAAAGGCTTCTTCCGTCGGAGCGTTCGCAAAAACCACATGTATTCATGCAG GTTCAGCCGACAGTGTATTGTGGACAAAGACAAGAGGAATCAATGCAGATACTGTCGATTGAAGAAATGCTTTCGAGCTGGCATGAAAAAAGAAG CTGTacaaaacgagagagacagaatcaGCACTAGGAGATCTAGCTATGAAGACAGCAGTTTACCATCTATCAATGCACTTATCCAGGCAGATGTACTCTCAAGACAG ATATCCTCACCTGGACCTATACTGAATGGTGACATCAGGACAAAAAAGGTAGCGACCATCACAGATGTGTGTGAATCAATGAAACAGCAGCTGCTGGTGTTGGTGGAATGGGCCAAGTACATCCCTGCCTTCTGTGACCTGCCCCTGGATGACCAG GTGGCATTGCTGCGAGCCCATGCAGGAGAGAATCTTCTGATTGGAGCTGCAAAGAGGTCTATGTTGTACAAGGACCTCCTGTTACTAG GAAATGACCACATTATTCCCCGGAACTGCCCGGAGATGGAAGTGTGCCGGGTAGCAGTGAGGATTCTGGACGAGCTAGTGCTGTCCTTCCAGGAACTCCAGATAGACGACAATGAATACGCTTGTTTGAAAGCCATTGTTTTCTTCGATCCAG ATGCCAAAGGTCTGAGTGACCCAGGTAAGATCAAGCGGATGCGGTACCAGGTTCAGGTCAGCCTAGAGGACTACATCAACGACCGGCAGTATGACTCCCGGGGACGCTTCGGAGAGCTGCTCCTGCTACTGCCCACACTACAGAGCATCACCTGGCAGATGATCGAACAGATACAGTTTGTCAAACTCTTTGGCATGGCCAAGATTGACAACCTGCTCCAAGAGATGCTCTTAGGAG GTTCTGCTACTGAGGCACCTCACACACCTCACTCTCTGCATCCACATCTGGTTCAGGAACACCTCAGCAACAATGCCATCGTTTCAAGCAACATGGCTACTTCCATCCACAATGTCCAAATCT CCACTCCTGGAACCccaatcccctctcctcccacagtCTCCAGTTCAGAACACTATAAAATGGCTCAAGGGGTTATAGCCACTGTGCCCAAGCATCCTATCTCCATCCCTCAGCTCACCATCACCAAGCAAGAAGCCATCTAA
- the LOC112216320 gene encoding hepatocyte nuclear factor 4-alpha isoform X1, whose protein sequence is MDMADYSDALDPAYTTLEFENMQVLSMGSDSSPAESANMNAANHLGAGTLCAICGDRATGKHYGASSCDGCKGFFRRSVRKNHMYSCRFSRQCIVDKDKRNQCRYCRLKKCFRAGMKKEGIQFIQLHSNAVQNERDRISTRRSSYEDSSLPSINALIQADVLSRQISSPGPILNGDIRTKKVATITDVCESMKQQLLVLVEWAKYIPAFCDLPLDDQVALLRAHAGENLLIGAAKRSMLYKDLLLLGNDHIIPRNCPEMEVCRVAVRILDELVLSFQELQIDDNEYACLKAIVFFDPDAKGLSDPGKIKRMRYQVQVSLEDYINDRQYDSRGRFGELLLLLPTLQSITWQMIEQIQFVKLFGMAKIDNLLQEMLLGGSATEAPHTPHSLHPHLVQEHLSNNAIVSSNMATSIHNVQISTPGTPIPSPPTVSSSEHYKMAQGVIATVPKHPISIPQLTITKQEAI, encoded by the exons ATGGATATGGCAGACTATAGCGATGCCCTGGACCCAGCCTATACCACCCTGGAGTTTGAAAACATGCAAGTGCTCTCCATGGGCTCAG ACTCCTCGCCGGCTGAGAGTGCCAACATGAATGCAGCCAACCACCTCGGAGCGGGCACCCTGTGTGCCATCTGTGGGGACAGGGCCACGGGCAAACACTATGGGGCCTCCAGCTGTGACGGCTGCAAAGGCTTCTTCCGTCGGAGCGTTCGCAAAAACCACATGTATTCATGCAG GTTCAGCCGACAGTGTATTGTGGACAAAGACAAGAGGAATCAATGCAGATACTGTCGATTGAAGAAATGCTTTCGAGCTGGCATGAAAAAAGAAGGTATACAATTCATTCAACTTCATTCAAATG CTGTacaaaacgagagagacagaatcaGCACTAGGAGATCTAGCTATGAAGACAGCAGTTTACCATCTATCAATGCACTTATCCAGGCAGATGTACTCTCAAGACAG ATATCCTCACCTGGACCTATACTGAATGGTGACATCAGGACAAAAAAGGTAGCGACCATCACAGATGTGTGTGAATCAATGAAACAGCAGCTGCTGGTGTTGGTGGAATGGGCCAAGTACATCCCTGCCTTCTGTGACCTGCCCCTGGATGACCAG GTGGCATTGCTGCGAGCCCATGCAGGAGAGAATCTTCTGATTGGAGCTGCAAAGAGGTCTATGTTGTACAAGGACCTCCTGTTACTAG GAAATGACCACATTATTCCCCGGAACTGCCCGGAGATGGAAGTGTGCCGGGTAGCAGTGAGGATTCTGGACGAGCTAGTGCTGTCCTTCCAGGAACTCCAGATAGACGACAATGAATACGCTTGTTTGAAAGCCATTGTTTTCTTCGATCCAG ATGCCAAAGGTCTGAGTGACCCAGGTAAGATCAAGCGGATGCGGTACCAGGTTCAGGTCAGCCTAGAGGACTACATCAACGACCGGCAGTATGACTCCCGGGGACGCTTCGGAGAGCTGCTCCTGCTACTGCCCACACTACAGAGCATCACCTGGCAGATGATCGAACAGATACAGTTTGTCAAACTCTTTGGCATGGCCAAGATTGACAACCTGCTCCAAGAGATGCTCTTAGGAG GTTCTGCTACTGAGGCACCTCACACACCTCACTCTCTGCATCCACATCTGGTTCAGGAACACCTCAGCAACAATGCCATCGTTTCAAGCAACATGGCTACTTCCATCCACAATGTCCAAATCT CCACTCCTGGAACCccaatcccctctcctcccacagtCTCCAGTTCAGAACACTATAAAATGGCTCAAGGGGTTATAGCCACTGTGCCCAAGCATCCTATCTCCATCCCTCAGCTCACCATCACCAAGCAAGAAGCCATCTAA
- the LOC112216319 gene encoding alpha-tocopherol transfer protein-like, with protein MMSEESEPMRHIDLGSPSLEQPAAGHWFPGPPPPVYSCTLTPELVAKAREELQEKPEWRLRDAQALRDMVLKEQPNLRTRLDDAFLLRFLRARKFDYDRAMQLLLNYHTSRRAWPEVFQDLKPSTVKHVLDLGFLTVLPHPDLNGCYILCLRPGKWKANDYPFEDNIRAIYLTLEKLIQPEETQVNGIVILADYTGVGLSQASNPGPFLAKKVVSILQDSFPIRIKAVNIINEPRIFKGIFAIIKPFLKEKMAERYVLHGSDLRSLHRKIPQSVLPEEYGGVARHLDMSAWSKTLLDSEEEFIVEFCQPDPLEGVVLPDSMLFEGEQPGGGARDDDTFRGLRSQLYYCY; from the exons ATGATGTCTGAAGAAAGTGAGCCCATGAGGCACATTGATCTTGGGTCTCCTTCTCTGGAACAACCAGCGGCTGGTCACTGGTTCCCTGGCCCTCCCCCGCCCGTCTACTCCTGCACTCTGACTCCTGAGCTGGTGGCCAAGGCCCgggaggagctacaggagaagCCAGAGTGGAGGCTGAGAGACGCACAGGCCCTGAGGGACATGGTGCTGAAGGAGCAGCCTAACCTCCGGACCAGGCTGGACGATGCCTTTCTCCTGCGCTTCCTACGGGCCAG GAAGTTTGACTATGACCGTGCCATGCAGCTGCTCCTCAACTACCACACCAGCCGGCGGGCCTGGCCCGAGGTCTTCCAGGACCTGAAGCCCTCCACGGTCAAACATGTGTTAGACCTGGGCTTCCTGACTGTTCTGCCCCATCCGGACCTTAATGGATGCTACATCCTCTGTCTCAGACCTG GAAAATGGAAAGCAAATGACTATCCATTTGAGGACAACATCCGGGCCATTTACCTGACTCTGGAGAAGCTGATTCAGCCAGAGGAGACTCAGGTGAATGGGATCGTCATCTTAGCAGACTACACTGGGGTGGGCTTGTCCCAGGCATCCAATCCGGGCCCGTTCCTGGCCAAGAAGGTTGTCAGCATCCTTCAG GATAGCTTCCCAATAAGAATCAAGGCTGTTAACATCATAAATGAGCCCCGGATTTTCAAAGGGATCTTTGCAATAATTAAGCCTTTCCTGAAGGAGAAGATGGCAGAGAGG TACGTTCTCCACGGGTCAGACCTGCGCTCTCTGCACCGCAAAATTCCTCAATCCGTCCTGCCAGAGGagtatggtggagtggccagacacCTTGACATGTCAGCCTGGTCAAAGACATTACTGGACTCTGAGGAGGAGTTTATAGTGGAGTTCTGCCAGCCAGATCCTCTAGAGGGCGTAGTCCTCCCAGACTCCATGCTGTTTGAAGGGGAGCAGCCTGGTGGTGGTGCCAGGGATGACGACACCTTCAGGGGGCTACGCTCTCAGctctactactgttactga